CATGATAAATATTATGGGTAATAAATATAACCGAAACGCCTTCCTTTTTGAGAGATTTGATAAAATCAAGCACTTTTTCAGTTTCTCGTACTGATAAAGCAGTTGTTGGTTCATCGAGAATGAGTAACTTAGCACCAAAGTAAAGGGCTCGACCTATAGCAATTGATTGTTTCTGACCTCCCGACAGGATATTGACGTATTCATCAGGAGATCTCATGCTTACCCGTACTTTTTCTAAATTTTCACTGGTTCGTTGTTTCATGGTCTTAACGTCAAGAAATTTAAAAAAACTATCCTTTTTCACTTCTTCTTTACCAACAAAAAAATTTCTCCAGATGTTCATAGTTTCAATAAGGTTCATTCCTTGATAGACAATCTCAATACCAGCTGCTCTTGCTTCTTCTGGTGAACGGAAAGAAATTTTTTTCCCCATGAAAAACATTTCACCTTGATCGGGTGGAAAAACTCCCATTATAGTTTTTACCATAGTAGATTTTCCTGCTCCATTATCACCGAGTAGACCAACAACTTCATTGTAATTTACATCAAAATCTACTTTATTGAGGGCAATGACTCCTCCAAAACGTTTGGTTAATCCTTTAATTTTGAGAAGTGGGGAGGTTTCATTTTCAATCGATGCAGTCTCAGTGTTCATAATCCTATCTCCTCTCAAAGAATGGGAATTGACCCATCCTGCCCGTTAAAAAAAACGGGCAGGATTTTTATCAACAAATTTACCGATATCCGGCTTTTGCTCCCTCAATTACTGTATCTACGTTATATCGATCA
The Candidatus Atribacteria bacterium ADurb.Bin276 genome window above contains:
- the rbsA_7 gene encoding Ribose import ATP-binding protein RbsA; translation: MNTETASIENETSPLLKIKGLTKRFGGVIALNKVDFDVNYNEVVGLLGDNGAGKSTMVKTIMGVFPPDQGEMFFMGKKISFRSPEEARAAGIEIVYQGMNLIETMNIWRNFFVGKEEVKKDSFFKFLDVKTMKQRTSENLEKVRVSMRSPDEYVNILSGGQKQSIAIGRALYFGAKLLILDEPTTALSVRETEKVLDFIKSLKKEGVSVIFITHNIYHVFDVADRFEILDHGIKIGSLSRHEADAGTCSPEIIMEIIRRGRKDA